The proteins below are encoded in one region of Synchiropus splendidus isolate RoL2022-P1 chromosome 13, RoL_Sspl_1.0, whole genome shotgun sequence:
- the npc1 gene encoding NPC intracellular cholesterol transporter 1 has translation MIPGRTMGSSSMRSGFWFLLVIVLLSVEHFQWVEAQQCVWYGQCGDSQIVHGKKYNCNYTGPPLPLKEDGYDLLKELCPGLDYGNRSLCCDVDQLQTLKESLQVPLQFLSRCPACIYNFMNFFCELTCSPHQSQFMNVTQISGPNVVDVQYYIGERFASAMYNACKDVEAPSSNMKALSLLCGRAAEECTPTNWIQYMFDISNQQAPFPIEPIFSDSPVVGFTPMNNQTFDCSEALEDGQGACSCQDCEKTCGPAPVPPPVTPPWTILGFDAMVFIMWMSYMVFLLVFVTLVVGAWCYRRRLIVSEYGPILDSKNPLSLNGESPDQTAVTCCETLGERFENSMRSAFSSWGSFCVRHPSLVILGSLILVVAASSGLVYMRITTDPVELWSSPDSQARREKDYYDSHFGPFFRTTQLIITTSLSAPDPFDPQIGPLVPFGAVLGIDVLHQVLDLQLKIEGLEATYEGSKVTLKDVCLAPLAPYNNNCTIISVLNYFQNSHEVLDHIIADPFMVYADYRTHFLFCVNAPASLNDTTLLHDPCLGTFGGPIFPWVALGGYDGTNYNNATALVITFPLNNYLNDTVKKGKALAWEKEFIRFMKSFSSPNLTVAFTAERSVEDEIDRESNSDISTIVISYAIMFLYISLALGHIHSCRRLVVDSKVSLGIAGILIVLSSVASSLGIFSYAGVPLTLIVIEVIPFLVLAVGVDNIFIIVQTYQRDERLPHEELHQQIGRILGDVAPSMFLSSFSETVAFFLGALSNMPAVRTFSLFAGLAVFIDFLLQISCFVSLLGLDLRRQEANRWDILCCMKLPEGQKQESDSFLFRFFRKVYAPFIHKEWVRPLIVAVFVGMLSFSVAVVNKVEIGLDQKLSMPDDSYVLQYFKNMSEYLHIGPPVYFVVEDGLDYGLSEDQNKVCGGMGCNNNSVVQQVYSASLISSYTKVASTPSSWLDDYFDWVKPQSTCCRYYNSTGAFCNASVVDPSCVRCRPMTPSGKQRPLGEDFMRFLPMFLSDNPNVNCGKGGHAAYATAVDLQGNATRVGASYFMSYHTILKESPDFIQALKMARTLASNISQAVDHRVFAYSVFYVFYEQYLTIAYDTALNLGVSLAAIFVVTTVLLGFDLWAAVMVSVTIAMILVNMFGVMWLWDISLNAVSLVNLVMACGISVEFCSHIVRAFSVSVKKSRVQRAEEALAFMGSSVFSGITLTKFGGILILALSKSQIFQVFYFRMYLAIVLLGAAHGLVFLPVLLSYIGPGVNRAKVLAANSAFAGTERERLLNY, from the exons GTGGAGGCGCAGCAGTGTGTATGGTACGGTCAGTGCGGGGACTCGCAAATAGTTCATGGTAAAAAGTACAACTGTAACTACACAGGCCCGCCCCTCCCTCTGAAGGAGGACGGTTACGATCTTCTCAAG GAACTTTGTCCGGGGTTGGACTATGGGAACCGAAGCCTCTGCTGTGACGTGGACCAGCTGCAAACTCTCAAAGAGAGTCTCCAGGTGCCGCTGCAGTTCCTCTCTCG CTGTCCGGCCTGCATCTACAACTTCATGAATTTCTTCTGCGAGCTGACCTGCAGCCCTCACCAGAGCCAGTTCATGAACGTCACGCAGATCAGCGGGCCCAACGTGGTGGACGTGCAGTACTACATCGGAGAGAGATTTGCCAGTG CCATGTACAACGCCTGCAAGGATGTGGAGGCTCCGTCCAGCAACATGAAGGCCCTGTCCCTGCTGTGTGGCAGAGCGGCTGAGGAATGCACCCCCACCAACTGGATCCAGTACATGTTTGACATCTCCAATCAACAGGCTCCCTTTCCCATCGAGCCCATCTTCTCAG ACAGCCCCGTGGTGGGTTTCACCCCCATGAATAACCAGACGTTCGACTGCTCTGAGGCGCTGGAGGACGGCCAGGGCGCCTGCTCCTGCCAGGACTGTGAGAAGACCTGCGGCCCCGCACCAGTCCCCCCTCCCGTCACCCCGCCGTGGACCATCCTGGGCTTCGACGCCATGGTCTTCATCATGTGGATGTCCTACATGGTCTTCCTGTTGGTCTTCGTCACGCTGGTGGTTGGCGCCTGGTGCTACAG AAGAAGATTGATTGTCTCTGAGTACGGCCCCATACTGGACAGCAAGAACCCTCTGTCCCTCAACGGAGAGAGCCCGGACCAAA CGGCCGTGACCTGCTGCGAAACACTCGGCGAACGCTTCGAGAACAGCATGAGGTCGGCCTTCAGCTCCTGGGGCTCCTTCTGCGTGCGGCACCCCTCACTGGTCATCCTGGGCAGCCTGATCCTGGTGGTGGCCGCCTCTTCAGGACTCGTCTACATGCGCATCACCACCGACCCGGTGGAGCTGTGGTCCTCCCCTGACAGCCAGGCACGGCGGGAGAAGGACTACTACGACAGCCACTTTGGGCCGTTTTTCAGAACCACTCAGCTCATCATAACGACATCGCTCTCTGCTCCTGACCCCTTTGACCCCCAAATAGGGCCCCTGGTGCCATTTGGAGCCGTACTGGGCATCGACGTCCTGCACCAG GTGCTGGATCTTCAGCTGAAGATCGAAGGCCTGGAGGCCACGTACGAGGGTTCAAAGGTCACCCTGAAGGACGTCTGCTTGGCACCTTTGGCCCCGTACAACAACAACTGCACCATCATCAGTGTCCTGAACTACTTCCAGAACAGCCACGAAGTGCTGGACCATATCATCGCAGACCCCTTCATGGTCTACGCCGACTACCGCACCCACTTCCTCTTCTGTGTCAA TGCACCTGCGTCCCTCAATGACACCACTCTCCTCCACGATCCGTGTCTTGGGACGTTTGGGGGCCCCATCTTTCCGTGGGTGGCCCTTGGCGGCTACGATG GTACCAACTACAACAACGCCACGGCTCTGGTCATCACGTTTCCTCTCAACAACTATCTGAACGACACTGTGAAGAAAGGAAAAGCCCTGGCCTGGGAGAAGGA GTTCATCCGCTTCATGAAGAGCTTCAGCAGCCCTAACCTGACCGTCGCCTTCACCGCCGAGAGAAGCGTGGAGGACGAGATCGACCGCGAGAGCAACAGCGACATCAGCACCATCGTGATCAGCTACGCCATCATGTTCCTCTACATCTCGCTGGCGCTGGGTCACATCCACAGTTGCAGGAGGCTTGTG GTGGATTCCAAGGTCTCCCTGGGGATCGCCGGGATCCTCATCGTGCTGAGCTCCGTGGCCTCCTCGCTGGGAATCTTCAGCTATGCCGGGGTCCCCCTCACCCTTATCGTGATCGAGGTCATCCCCTTCCTCGTCCTGGCCGTGGGCGTTGACAACATCTTCATTATCGTGCAAACCTACCAG AGAGACGAGCGGCTGCCTCACGAGGAGCTCCACCAGCAGATCGGCCGGATCCTGGGCGACGTGGCGCCCAGCatgttcctctcctccttctccgaGACCGTCGCCTTCTTCCTGG GAGCGCTGTCCAACATGCCGGCGGTGCGAACCTTCTCCCTCTTCGCTGGCCTGGCTGTTTTCATCGACTTCCTCCTGCAGATCAGCTGCTTCGTCAGCTTGCTGGGGCTGGACTTGAGGAGACAGGAG GCCAATCGTTGGGACATACTGTGCTGCATGAAGCTGCCGGAGGGTCAGAAGCAAGAGTCCGACAGCTTCCTCTTCCGCTTCTTCAGGAAGGTCTACGCTCCCTTCATACACAAGGAGTGGGTGCGACCCCTCATC GTGGCTGTGTTTGTGGGGATGCTCTCCTTCAGCGTTGCTGTGGTCAACAAGGTGGAGATTGGACTGGACCAGAAGCTGTCCATGCCTGAC GACTCGTACGTGCTGCAGTACTTCAAGAACATGAGCGAATACCTGCACATCGGGCCGCCGGTCTACTTCGTGGTGGAGGACGGGCTGGACTATGGTCTCTCTGAGGACCAGAACAAAGTGTGTGGAGGCATGGGCTGCAACAACAACTCGGTGGTGCAGCAGGTGTACTCTGCCTCGCTCATCAGCTCCTA cacCAAGGTGGCCAGCACGCCCTCGTCCTGGCTGGACGACTACTTCGACTGGGTGAAGCCTCAGTCCACCTGCTGCCGCTATTACAACAGCACCGGCGCCTTCTGTAACGCCTCAG TGGTGGACCCGTCCTGCGTCCGCTGCCGACCTATGACCCCGAGCGGGAAGCAGAGGCCGCTGGGGGAAGACTTCATGCGCTTCCTGCCCATGTTCCTGTCTGACAACCCCAACGTGAACTGTGGCAAAGG CGGCCACGCCGCCTACGCCACTGCCGTGGATCTGCAGGGGAATGCCACCAGGGTGGGCGCCTCCTACTTCATGAGCTACCACACCATCCTGAAGGAGTCGCCCGACTTCATCCAGGCTCTGAAAATGGCCCGGACTCTGGCCTCCAACATCAGCCAGGCGGTGGATCACAGGGTGTTTGCATACAG CGTCTTCTACGTCTTCTACGAGCAGTACCTGACCATCGCCTACGACACGGCGCTCAACCTGGGCGTGTCGCTGGCCGCCATATTCGTGGTGACCACGGTGCTGCTGGGCTTCGACCTGTGGGCCGCCGTGATGGTGAGCGTCACCATCGCCATGATCCTGGTCAACATGTTCGGAGTCATGTGGCTGTGGGACATCAGCCTCAACGCCGTGTCCCTGGTCAACCTGGTGATG GCCTGTGGCATCTCCGTGGAGTTCTGCAGCCACATCGTGAGGGCCTTCTCCGTCAGCGTGAAGAAGAGCCGGGTGCAGCGGGCCGAGGAGGCGCTGGCCTTCATGGGCAGCTCG GTCTTCAGTGGCATCACCTTGACCAAGTTCGGTGGGATCCTCATCCTGGCTCTCTCCAAGTCCCAGATCTTCCAGGTCTTCTACTTCCGCATGTACCTGGCCATCGTGCTGCTCGGGGCGGCGCACGGCCTGGTCTTCCTGCCGGTGCTGCTCAGCTACATCG gtcCCGGCGTGAACAGGGCCAAGGTCCTGGCCGCCAACTCGGCCTTCGCCGGCACCGAGCGCGAGCGGCTGCTCAACTACTGA